tgttgtggcctctcccgttgcggagcacaggctccggacgcgcaggctcagcggccatggctcacgggcccagccgctccgcggcatgtgggatcttcccggaccggggcacgaacccgtgtcccctgcatcggcaggcggactctcaaccactgcaccaccagggaagccctatagcacATCTTTGAAAAACGAAAGACCATACCTAGATTCAGACAGATATAAGGTACCTCTCAAGTCTCCCCAGCTTTTTAACTGGGTTGGAGGGAGaaactcatttgtgtgtgtgtggcatcttGGGTAGACGGTGAATTTGTTGGTGCAAGTAGAAGTTGTTCCCCTTATGAAGTGGGGCTTATTCATGGTCCTTCCCATCATCACCTGAACTTGGCTGAGAAATAGCCCTCAGGATCATGACTAAGCATCCAGAgaaagggggggcggggggggggggcgcccaGAGTGAAAGGGTACAGCGTGGAAAGCGGAAGGGTATGTTTGTGtagcaaacaaaaaaaggtttattttgaGAGCTGAAAGGTGTTTGAAAGGGAAATTTGGGATCCAAATTCTTGGCATCCAAGAAGATGACCCAGCCAGATCAGGCCCTTCCCCATTAAGTATCTCAGGCTTCACAACTTCTTGGTTTGTTTAGTTCCCTCTACACATCCTTCACGGAGAAGACTAGATACAGAAACCGGAGTAAGGAAAACTCATTTGGTAAGGAGTGAATTACAAATCCTGATTCCATATCCTGAGAACAAGGAAGGAGAACAGAATGAGGTGAAGGGAGAGGCCTGAGAGAGATCGGAGCATACACAAATGCAAATCAGACACTGACGGAGAGGCAAGTATACACGTAGACATCTGTTATTACATGCATTCATCTAACGTGGATGTGGGTTCTAACAGATTGAGGACAGACagatgcacacatgcacacacacacacagggatgaGGATTATGCTGAGAAATAAACCTGGGAGAGATGACTCCTGGGAAGTGGCTTTAGAATTATCTTGATTTGTTCCCTGGACTAAGCAAGGTCCCTCAGGATGCTTCTCTCCACCTTCCCGATCTCTAAGCAAAGCCAACAGGGAGACAGACGGCAGGGAGGAAGGCTGGACAGGCTGAGCCGGGAGGAGGAGTCATGCTCTGGCCTCATCTTcagtcttctctgtttttctctctctggcttctaCTCTGATTTCATTTGCTTTCTGCAAcagcttctcttctttctttactaGCTAAGCCATCTCTTCTAGTTTAGGTTTAGCTGCTCTCCTCATAGTCTGATCCCCCTGCTCTTCCCCCTTGAGATGGCAGTAACCCCACACTTCAAGAGAACATCTGTGTGCCCCGAGGATATTTGCACATCATTCATTTTCTCCCCAGGCCAGCCAGACACTGCCAGGAAAGTCTGCtgtgaaatctctctctctctctctctctctctctctctctctctctctctctccattctcctccctctcttctacATCCCCAGACAAAACAAGAAACCACCAGCTTCATAAAAACAGCGTACACTTTAATTCAAGTTGACAGGTGGGAAGAGAGCTAGGATTTGCATCCAAGGATGTCCAGATGAGAAGACTGTGTTGctgagaggggcagggagggcagagaaGTTTGAATGGCCTGGTAGCAGACCTGGGCGAGGAGCAGGGGTGTAGCCACACAGTGCAATATTGTCAGGGCTTCTGCCAGGTCCAGCAGCACGTCCAGGGTCTGCTGGGCCAGACATGTTGACACCACCATGGCCCTGGACCTCACCAGGGAGTCCAATCCCAGAACCATGCCCTGAGGCCACCAGAAAATGAACCAGACATATAGGATATCAACCCAGGGACATGGCCCCCTGCCCAATGCCTTCTTCAGCCCCTTGGCTCCCAACAAACCCAGTGGCAACAAGACGAAGATGGCAAAACAGGCTGCAGCATGTATGTACCGCAAAATTTCCCATTCCCCGCTGAAGGTCACTGTGCAGAGTCCATGGGAAGTGTCACTGCCCAGCGTGATTGGCAGTGACAATAGGGCAGCCACTCCCCAAAGTCCCACACTGATCCGCAGCCTGAGGCCTGGGACGTGACCTCTACCCAGTTTGGGGCCCAGGCAGGCATGGCACCCTATCAGCAGAGCTTGGGCAAAGGCTGAGCCATACGAGACCAAGTGAGCTAGGTGGCACAGGGAGGCGATGAGGGCCCCACTCAGCCCCCGTGCCAGGACGGGCACCATAATGCTGAAGAGAGCACTGCCCACAGCCAACTGCACCAGGATAGACCAGTTCTGGTAGACCTGACGGGGGAACAGAGGTCTGAGAAACGCGTAGAGGACAGCTCCACTAATCAGGATGCCCAGGACGCTGGCGAGGATGAAGAAGGGCAGCGAGGAGTCGTCGAGCAGGATACAGGAGTGGCAGGGCGCAGCTGCTTCCACATCGGTGAAGTTATAGTCTGCATCGTACATCTCAAGAAATTCACTCCAAATCTTGTCTTCAGCGGCCAGTTTAGTAGAGTTGTCATCAGCCACCTGGAGGACATTCTCAGAAGGGGCAATCAGAACATCTAGTTACCTCACTGAAGGGTATCCTGGGAACTGAGGgcaagaggtggggagagagagacagtgggGAAGTGGGGGCTGGAAGAGCCGGATGGAGTGGGGATGGCGGGAGAGGACAAGGCAGGGCGACTCAAGAGGAGCAAAGAGTCGTAGAAAAGCAAGGGAAGGg
The sequence above is drawn from the Tursiops truncatus isolate mTurTru1 chromosome 1, mTurTru1.mat.Y, whole genome shotgun sequence genome and encodes:
- the ACKR1 gene encoding atypical chemokine receptor 1 isoform X3, with the translated sequence MSCARLCWRRRPPNTIPGLLQQTPQTPFLAHLMLNLKLKLESWEKGDRLSKMAIPLHLCFHLQAALSRTLHDSPLPMSRLSVPNPAQSRWPSLVPGTYLGTTATDRTIPAHLSACPEPSSVMGNCLHPNVLQVADDNSTKLAAEDKIWSEFLEMYDADYNFTDVEAAAPCHSCILLDDSSLPFFILASVLGILISGAVLYAFLRPLFPRQVYQNWSILVQLAVGSALFSIMVPVLARGLSGALIASLCHLAHLVSYGSAFAQALLIGCHACLGPKLGRGHVPGLRLRISVGLWGVAALLSLPITLGSDTSHGLCTVTFSGEWEILRYIHAAACFAIFVLLPLGLLGAKGLKKALGRGPCPWVDILYVWFIFWWPQGMVLGLDSLVRSRAMVVSTCLAQQTLDVLLDLAEALTILHCVATPLLLAQVCYQAIQTSLPSLPLSATQSSHLDILGCKS
- the ACKR1 gene encoding atypical chemokine receptor 1 isoform X1, which encodes MLPVSFPSPPLLLIFCLTCGRAGCRGDETARPPRQPAALPQTQGAPGHCSAPPPACPPALTTQGRAKWGQLQPADLPPLSVQAALCEWERPLVRTDYHIPRFLGQMKQCRLTNPVYLIVPARTLHDSPLPMSRLSVPNPAQSRWPSLVPGTYLGTTATDRTIPAHLSACPEPSSVMGNCLHPNVLQVADDNSTKLAAEDKIWSEFLEMYDADYNFTDVEAAAPCHSCILLDDSSLPFFILASVLGILISGAVLYAFLRPLFPRQVYQNWSILVQLAVGSALFSIMVPVLARGLSGALIASLCHLAHLVSYGSAFAQALLIGCHACLGPKLGRGHVPGLRLRISVGLWGVAALLSLPITLGSDTSHGLCTVTFSGEWEILRYIHAAACFAIFVLLPLGLLGAKGLKKALGRGPCPWVDILYVWFIFWWPQGMVLGLDSLVRSRAMVVSTCLAQQTLDVLLDLAEALTILHCVATPLLLAQVCYQAIQTSLPSLPLSATQSSHLDILGCKS
- the ACKR1 gene encoding atypical chemokine receptor 1 isoform X2, producing MLPVSFPSPPLLLIFCLTCGRAGCRGDETARPPRQPAALPQTQGAPGHCSAPPPACPPALTTQGRAKWGQLQPADLPPLSVQAALCEWERPLVRTDYHIPRFLGQMKQCRLTNPVYLIVPARTLHDSPLPMSRLSVPNPAQSRWPSLVPGTYLGTTATDRTIPAHLSACPEPSSVMGNCLHPVADDNSTKLAAEDKIWSEFLEMYDADYNFTDVEAAAPCHSCILLDDSSLPFFILASVLGILISGAVLYAFLRPLFPRQVYQNWSILVQLAVGSALFSIMVPVLARGLSGALIASLCHLAHLVSYGSAFAQALLIGCHACLGPKLGRGHVPGLRLRISVGLWGVAALLSLPITLGSDTSHGLCTVTFSGEWEILRYIHAAACFAIFVLLPLGLLGAKGLKKALGRGPCPWVDILYVWFIFWWPQGMVLGLDSLVRSRAMVVSTCLAQQTLDVLLDLAEALTILHCVATPLLLAQVCYQAIQTSLPSLPLSATQSSHLDILGCKS